The Solanum lycopersicum chromosome 8, SLM_r2.1 DNA segment AACCAGTTGTATGTTATGCTTGCAGAATGATGTTGGATATTGTTCGATAGAGCTTCCTTTAGTATCTTCTTTGTTGAGTCTTTAGTTGTGTGTTATGCTTTCTTGAATTGTGCCATTTTGTAAAGCATGTTCTATGTGATCGGTGCAGCAAAATCCAGATGGCCAGACAATGTTGGCATCTACTCTAATTCTGCAGCCACAGTCAATGATTCATGCCCCTGTTGAGGAGGatattaacatgtcatttggAAGGTAATTTATGTTGTTGAatgtttttcctattttttcttttagagtATTCGAAATGTCTTCTAATTGATTTAAGTGTCCACTAATAACCTCGATCATCCCTTAAATACATGTaaacattcaaaataaaaaataaaaaagtgaaaGATAAAGAAAAGGAACACCTTAATTTGCTTCAATATGACCTTCACATCTCAGACCCCcatctctttttctctcttttttttgtggCAGCATGCTTCTACATGGTCTTACCACAGGTGAAAATGAAGGTGATGTTGAGGTAATGTCATATGTTTTATTCACATTTTTGGTGGTTCTCTGAAAGTTAGATAGACAGTTTGTCATTGAAGAAGTTTCAAAATCCACTTTAATGCTTGTTACTGAAGAAGTTTCAAAATAGACACTTTAATGCTTGTTACTGAAGAAGTTTCAAAATAGACACTTCAATAACTTAATCAAGGGATTTCActggtatgatgttgatatctttataaggatattttttattaaatcatgTGATgggatatttatttattatttcaatctTGATGTAATGTTTTCAAAGGCAACAAATTCATTTTCtcacctcgactaattccatgAGGCACCTGCTACCTGTCACTTTCCACCTTCAATAGGTATCAAGTAACTCTGTCCACCTAGGCTAGAATGAACGGGAAGAAATAACGTAGTGTCTTTGTCCCTGCTAGGATTTGAACCTAAGACCGCATGGTTCTTAGTCAATTTCATTAACCACTACCACTAGGCCCTCACCCTTGGGTAAAACATCCACTTTTCCAGGGATTTGAACCTAATACTGCATGGTTCTTAGCTAATTTCATTAACCACTACCACTATGCCCACACCCTTGGGTAAACGTCACTTTTTTTCGATTCCTGATTTCATCTTCCATGAGAATTAGAAAATTGTGTTAGAAGTGAAGatagaccttttttttttgaatccaTTATCATTTTACTCCGCTATCATTATTTCTGTGCTTGGTATATCTGATTTTCACGAGAGTATTGCACATTTTAGATTCTCTCCAAGCTTCAGATCACTTTTCCACGTTTATTCTGAAGAAAGAAAGCAAAATCCTTGTTTAAATTAGCTCTAAATATGTGTTGAATAATTGTCACAAAAGATTTTAAGTCTTGGTGCTTCCCCCTCAGTTGGGACATATCTATTGATTTAGGTATTGATTAGCATCTTTGAAGTGTTAAGTGTCATGTTGTCATTGACTCAGCATGGTAACTTTTAATATGCAGACTTGTTCTAGAGCTGCCAGTGTTCTTTCGCATGTCATCAAGGGTAATAACCAATGCAAGGAAAAGGTATGCTATGTTCTTCCCACCATCTAAAGATCTTAATCTGagtgaaatatgttttttatacacatgaacaaaaatataatattttcatcttGGAGTGGATAACCAATATTGGATTTCCTTTTCTTTGGGTGGGTTGGGGACGTGGATCTTGGTATTAGTAAAAACCTCTACgcatcaacaaaaataaaatcatcttGGAATGCTGTTGTCAATAGTTTCCTCAGCACCCTATAATGTTATTGTTGCTTTCAGTATTCGTGTGTGGTCTGAACTATTATGTTTGTGGAGCTAGGATTCATTTACGTTTTATAGATACAGCAAGATACACCTTATATTCAGGAGAACTGTCGTGCTGAACTGTGTTGCTGTTTCTGTGATAAGAATTGTAagataaaaaagttttttctacctttttctttttttgagacAGTAACAACTTGTATTCTATTCCAAAACAAAAACCAGAACTTGCCACAATAAGTTACGGATTCCTAATTACAATTGTCTACCTTATTCTTTGTCTACCTTATTCTTTCGTCTACCTTATTCTTTGGTTATAACATATAAGTGAATTGCAGGTTCTGCAAATAGAACTTGAAGCACCTACTCCCATTTTAGGAAGGGCGGAGCCTTTGTTACACCGTATGGTGAAGTATCTGGCTCTTGCCTCTTCTATGAAAAGTAAAGATGGAAAATCAAGCACATCTGAGAATGTGTTTGTTCAGCCCATTATCCTGAAACTGCTAACTATTTGGCTTTCTGATTGTCCAAATGCGGTGCAATGCTTCCTGGATTCACGTCCTCATCTAACGTATTTGCTGGAGCTGGTCTCAAATCCTACCACAACTGTTTGCGTAAGGGGATTGGCTGCAGTACTATTAGGGGAATGTGTAATCTACAACAATAGCAATGCTAGTGGAAAGGATGCCTATAGCATAGTTGATGCCATAAGCCAAAAAGTTGGGCTCACGTCATACTTTTTAAAGTTTGACGAAATGCAGAAAAGCTCTCTTTTCACATCTGCTAAGCCATTTTTGCCACGTAAATCATTGACAAGATCATCCGCTGTCAGTATGTCTGAGATCGAAGATGGCGCAACTGAATCATCTGATCAGAAGAACGAGCATCCAATGCTTGCATCAGTATTTGATTCTCCATTCGTCTATTTTTTGAAGCGCTTAGAGGCTGATATTAGAGAAAAGATGGTAGAAGCTTACAGCAGCCCAAATAGCCAGGTGACTGTGGTACCAGCAGAACTGGAACAAAGGAGTGGAGAAAATGATGTTGACTATATCAAGCGGCTGAAGACTTTTGTGGAGAAGCAATGCCATGAGATACAGGTAGTAAAGACTTTTTGGATAAATTATGGTCCTAATGAAATGCACTTTGTCCATTTAGTACGGGCTTAGAATTATTTGCATCTCACCATTTTACACCTGAATATAGTTTTGCATGCACAGTTAGGGTTTCAGCTGCAGGACAAAATTAGTTATAAAACAAAGCTGGTGATACTTAATTCGCTTGAGAATTCTGCTTCAATAAAAACTTAATCTACTTGAGAAAAACTATgacaattttttctataaataatccAGTCATCCTAATTCAATATGCTTGAAAACTGCAGCACGACAACTAAAAGCAGGTAAAGTATCTTCTTTTGATAAGTGTAGAAAGGTAAAGTTACTAGTTGGACCATCATTATAGGTGAAAATGAACCTCTACCACCTCAGTGAGTTGGTCTATTTTTATTCTGCATTTATGTGAGTATATTTTACCTGTCTGATTCCTGAGTGGTATAATTCTTTTTATACCTTCtacttgaactatgagcctctttGGAGTCTGTACTGTTTAAAATTTCTGGCTCCTCCACTCATAAACCATTGTATTAAATTTGCAAAATGAATGCTAGGAGGATGAGGAGGTCAATGATTCGGGTAGAAGGCTAGTAGTAAGTAGTTCTGTATCTGATCTCTGTGCCTAGTAATACTAGTATTATTTTCGGTATTTTACTACTTCTGTATTTCTCACTATTGAGGGTCTTTTGGGAACAGCCTCTCTACCTGACAAGGCAGAGGTAAGGTTTGCGTACATACTTGGCATGTTATTGAATGCTAGTCATATTGCTTAAAGTTTCTGAATCTTAGCCAAGTAATTTGCTCTCTTATACTTTGAAAAGTTCCTATCTACCCATCCTACAGTGCAACCGGGTAGCCAAAAACTAGGATTCATACTACAAACAGCTTCCTCTGCGTTTTCTGCATAGCGAGGATGCATGTTTACATCCCTCCTTTACTTTTGTTTCATACCTTTTCTTTTCTGACAATATTCGCCTGCTCTGTTTTATGCCAAATAGAACCTTTTGAGTCGGAATGCCACTTTGGCGGAGGATCTGGCCAGAACTGGTGGGAACAACTCATCCTCGCTTGAGCGCAAAGTAAGTGGGGGTTCAGACAGAGTTCAACTGGAGACTATGCGTAGAGATCTTCAAGAGGCTTCTCAACGTATAGAAACGCTAAAGGCAGATAAAGCCAAGGCTGAATCGGAAGCTTCAACATACAAAAACTTAGCTGGAAAGACGGAATCTGATCTTAAAAGCTTGTCCGATGCATACAACAGTCTGGAACAAGCCAACTACCGACTAGAAAAAGAAGTTGAGGCTTTGAAGAGTGGAGACATCGAGGCGTTAAAGGAAGAAGCAAGGGAAGAAGCTCTGAAGGAGAGTGAAGCTGAATTGAGTGATTTGCTCGTGTGCCTCGGACAAGAACAAAGCAAAGTTGAGAAACTTAGCAGTAGACTGAGAGAGCTAGGTGAAGATGTAGATACATTGCTGGAAGGTATAGGTGATGATGCTGGTGCTGATGATgctgatgaagatgaagaagaagaagattagTTTTACTGGTGTTTTCTTTCTCAAGTATATTCATTTCATTGTATTTCTTCTTAGTTTTTCTCTACcctacccccacccccaccccctacCCCCCTTGTGGTGCATACATTGTACATTGTAAAAATTTCACAATACTAACTTTGTTTATGCTTGAACTAAGTATGTAAACCATCTTCTTGCTTTATACTCTGGTAGGTTACTTTTAATTGCCTAACAACAAAGGATACCCCAGTGAAATTTCACTTTATGGTTCTATGCTGGGTTGAGTCTACGTAGATCTTACCACTATCTCCTGgagatagagaggttgttttaAACTCGTCTGTCTAAAATTTCAGTCATCTAAATGAGGCACAACAAAGTAGGGTCAAGGGTGTTTGGAAGCAAAAACATTAggtgatatttttttcatttatccaAGTTTTATTGCATCGAGTTATCTGATACATGTGTTGGCAAGAGCCGAAAGTTTGTAGGGAATTAGGTGGAATAATCCATTCAAATGTCGGAAATTACATAAAACATAAAGAATTCATTAAGATTGGAACCTCGTGAATTGTTTCTAGGTTTTGAACTTgcaagaaatataaaaataaatatttccaaATATAATAGTTATACATTTCGATCCAACAAGGCTGTTACTAACAAAGTTGACTAAAAAAATTTCTCCCTccgtttattttatttgactgGCACACTAAAAATAgatgtttttattttactaaatctATTGCAGTTAATCGAAAGAGTTATATTACAACTTTTTACCATACTACTCTTTGTATAGTAGTCGTTAAATTTAGAGTTTTAAAACATGAGtaataaagttaatttaatcaaatatacttttaacaaaaaatttctttcatgtCAATTTATACGAGTCGAATAATAGAGTATTTAGAAACTGTGGAGAATAAACCGAGTTCAATGTTGTGTGTTTATAACATACAGAAAAAAAACGAACAAGGTTGTGGTAGAATAATAAGTATTCTTTCATCTTTAACCAGAGGTCTCGAGTTTGAGTCCTCTGGGTACAAAGTCGCCTTTGTTAGATAGCATTTTACATTTCAATATAGAACTTTCAAGAGTGAATcgaattgaaatttaattaaactcTAATGTAAATTCTGAACATCGAGTAAAAAACGAAAAGAAATaacatgaaagaaaaaaatgatatgagTAATTGAAACCTAAGACAAACAATCATGTTCCCAAAGTTTGTGTTTTTGCCACCC contains these protein-coding regions:
- the LOC101249393 gene encoding golgin candidate 6 — encoded protein: MDLVAKYQGVVGRVFRNENSGSSEDSYVERLLDRISNGVLAEDRRAAMLELQSVVSESRAGQMAFGAMGFPVILSVLKEERDDFEMVRGALETLVGALSPIGHAKGPANEVQPTLMNSDLLSREVDNISLLLSLLSEEDFYVRYYTLQLLTALLTNSPQRLQEAILSIPRGITRLMDMLMDREVIRNEALLLLTYLTREAEEIQKIVVFESAFEKIFSIIKEEGGSEGGVVVQDCLELLNNLLRNSASNQVLLRETIGFDQLLSVLKLRGTTYKFTQEKTINLLSVLETINLLIIGGPETDPGRDSNKLTNKTVLVQKKVLDHLFMLGVESQWAPVPVRCAALHCIGDLIANHPKNLEELASKRLGEEPDLEPALNSVLRILLRTSSKQEFMAADYIFKNFCQQNPDGQTMLASTLILQPQSMIHAPVEEDINMSFGSMLLHGLTTGENEGDVETCSRAASVLSHVIKGNNQCKEKVLQIELEAPTPILGRAEPLLHRMVKYLALASSMKSKDGKSSTSENVFVQPIILKLLTIWLSDCPNAVQCFLDSRPHLTYLLELVSNPTTTVCVRGLAAVLLGECVIYNNSNASGKDAYSIVDAISQKVGLTSYFLKFDEMQKSSLFTSAKPFLPRKSLTRSSAVSMSEIEDGATESSDQKNEHPMLASVFDSPFVYFLKRLEADIREKMVEAYSSPNSQVTVVPAELEQRSGENDVDYIKRLKTFVEKQCHEIQNLLSRNATLAEDLARTGGNNSSSLERKVSGGSDRVQLETMRRDLQEASQRIETLKADKAKAESEASTYKNLAGKTESDLKSLSDAYNSLEQANYRLEKEVEALKSGDIEALKEEAREEALKESEAELSDLLVCLGQEQSKVEKLSSRLRELGEDVDTLLEGIGDDAGADDADEDEEEED